One Gloeobacter morelensis MG652769 DNA window includes the following coding sequences:
- a CDS encoding acyltransferase domain-containing protein, translating into METQTHLSLAMVGMDIEGGLDAFAHDTYLGHDHKSAAPKTPQRRRPGLDIVFGALNDAGLCERPEAVAVLLTVDAGQVPAGPEIRTRFMAEYFARCGHSVGPICTITEETSAFKTLETARQLLTDGQVEAVVIGEGRGLDPDGGAAAVSAAVVLKTLAAALGDRDRIYAVLEAIALVPQPAGAEPEEQAAVAACRQALMSAGLLPEAIDYLAVVLPEISGKMGAGFAQVFGGADSPLHYALGGGQDGGLRSGISSLIQTALAIYYRFLPASPAWPAPEQLADWQDSGFYTLPESRPWLSRIDRPRRAGLQVNEAGTAAHLILAEAPGVPPRISPLLARMPLQLLLLVGQDPGEFEARLQAVQSELETVEDLAAMARRYFAAFAEQPSRPYVLALVGRNRDEMLREIQRACKGIPEARAGNRDWKTPLGSYFTPAPLGAQAGIAFVYPGAFNSYLGLGRDLLPLFPDCHRSLERLTDDPGLLLREAQLYPRSLERLCRRQLEVFEAQLAEDPVAMIESGVGFAVLHTAILRGYFGIEPRAAFGYSLGETSMFYALGAWQRWDSYAALRTSPLFRTVLSGPMQVLENFWGDGMGAVRWGTYVLMAPPERVRERLKTEERVFLTHVNTPEEVVIAGEEEACRRVIAAVGCECFRAPASHVLHCPAMQSAYPELLRLSDQPVHPVPGVAFYCGASGYTPVALTPEAVAPAVAGGICRPVDFRRLIEQTYTDGARIFVELGPASTCSRWITETLGERAHLAVSINKRGTDDHTGLVQLLARLVSHRVALDLAPLFGVAPSAQPLQATPAAPVPAPVPAPFLRPRLEHALLLSEAHSSHLQARQEGLQQIGALVQWQIALASRLVAPGPGPDR; encoded by the coding sequence ATGGAAACACAAACGCACCTGTCTCTGGCCATGGTCGGCATGGACATCGAGGGGGGCCTGGACGCCTTTGCCCACGACACCTACCTCGGGCATGACCACAAGTCGGCAGCGCCTAAGACCCCGCAACGCCGCCGCCCGGGTTTGGACATCGTTTTCGGAGCGCTGAACGATGCCGGGCTTTGCGAGCGACCGGAAGCCGTCGCCGTTCTGCTCACGGTGGACGCCGGGCAGGTTCCGGCCGGGCCGGAGATCCGTACTCGTTTCATGGCTGAGTACTTTGCCCGCTGCGGCCATTCGGTCGGTCCCATCTGCACCATTACTGAAGAGACCTCGGCGTTCAAAACCCTCGAAACGGCCCGCCAGTTGCTGACGGACGGGCAGGTCGAGGCCGTGGTCATCGGTGAAGGCAGAGGGCTCGACCCGGACGGCGGCGCTGCCGCTGTGAGCGCTGCGGTCGTCTTGAAGACCCTGGCTGCGGCCCTTGGCGATCGAGATCGCATCTATGCTGTCCTCGAAGCGATCGCCCTGGTGCCCCAGCCGGCAGGCGCTGAGCCGGAGGAGCAAGCCGCCGTGGCCGCCTGCCGGCAAGCCTTGATGTCGGCGGGCCTCCTGCCCGAGGCTATCGACTATCTGGCGGTGGTTTTACCTGAAATCAGCGGCAAGATGGGCGCGGGTTTCGCTCAGGTTTTCGGAGGTGCCGACTCCCCTTTGCATTACGCTTTGGGAGGCGGCCAAGACGGTGGCCTGCGCTCCGGGATCAGCAGCCTGATCCAGACCGCCCTGGCAATTTACTACCGCTTTTTGCCCGCCAGCCCGGCGTGGCCTGCGCCGGAACAACTGGCCGATTGGCAGGATAGCGGATTCTATACGCTACCTGAATCGAGGCCGTGGCTCAGCCGCATCGACCGGCCGCGGCGGGCGGGGCTGCAGGTAAACGAAGCCGGAACGGCCGCCCACCTCATCCTGGCGGAGGCGCCGGGTGTGCCGCCGCGCATCAGCCCGCTGCTCGCGCGGATGCCTTTGCAACTGCTGCTGCTGGTGGGGCAGGACCCGGGGGAGTTCGAGGCCCGGCTGCAGGCCGTACAAAGTGAGCTCGAAACGGTGGAGGACCTCGCGGCGATGGCCCGGCGGTACTTTGCGGCGTTTGCCGAGCAGCCTTCCAGGCCCTACGTACTGGCCCTGGTCGGGCGCAACCGGGACGAAATGCTGCGCGAGATCCAGCGCGCCTGCAAAGGTATTCCCGAAGCCCGCGCCGGGAATCGGGATTGGAAGACGCCGCTGGGCAGCTACTTCACCCCCGCGCCCCTCGGGGCGCAGGCGGGCATTGCCTTTGTGTACCCCGGCGCTTTCAACTCCTACCTGGGTCTCGGCCGCGACCTGCTGCCGCTGTTTCCGGACTGCCACCGCTCGCTGGAGCGGCTGACCGACGACCCGGGTCTGTTGCTCAGAGAAGCGCAGCTCTATCCGCGCAGCCTGGAACGCCTCTGCCGACGCCAGTTGGAGGTATTCGAAGCCCAGTTGGCGGAAGATCCGGTGGCGATGATCGAATCTGGGGTCGGTTTTGCGGTACTGCACACCGCCATTTTGCGCGGGTATTTCGGCATCGAACCCCGGGCCGCCTTCGGCTACAGCCTGGGGGAGACGAGCATGTTCTACGCGCTGGGCGCCTGGCAGCGGTGGGACAGCTACGCCGCCCTGCGCACTTCGCCGCTGTTTCGCACCGTGCTTTCGGGACCGATGCAGGTGCTGGAAAATTTCTGGGGCGATGGCATGGGCGCGGTGCGCTGGGGAACCTATGTGCTGATGGCCCCTCCCGAGCGGGTGCGCGAGCGGCTCAAAACCGAAGAGCGCGTCTTCCTCACCCACGTCAATACCCCCGAGGAGGTGGTGATTGCCGGCGAGGAAGAGGCTTGCCGCAGGGTGATTGCCGCTGTGGGTTGCGAATGTTTTCGCGCCCCGGCCAGCCACGTCCTGCACTGCCCGGCCATGCAGTCCGCTTATCCGGAGCTGTTGCGTCTGAGCGACCAGCCGGTTCACCCCGTACCCGGCGTCGCGTTTTATTGCGGTGCGTCGGGGTACACGCCTGTCGCCCTCACCCCGGAGGCGGTCGCCCCGGCGGTCGCCGGAGGCATCTGCAGGCCGGTGGACTTTCGCCGGTTAATCGAGCAGACCTACACCGACGGGGCCAGGATCTTTGTCGAACTCGGCCCGGCCAGTACCTGCTCGCGCTGGATCACAGAGACCCTCGGCGAGCGCGCCCATCTGGCCGTGTCCATCAACAAGCGGGGCACCGACGATCACACCGGCCTGGTACAACTGCTGGCCAGGTTGGTCAGCCACCGGGTGGCGCTGGATCTTGCGCCGCTGTTTGGGGTAGCGCCGTCGGCCCAACCGCTTCAGGCGACCCCGGCCGCGCCCGTGCCGGCGCCGGTGCCTGCTCCGTTCCTCCGGCCCCGGCTTGAGCACGCGCTCTTGCTCTCTGAAGCCCACAGCAGCCATCTGCAGGCGCGGCAGGAGGGTCTTCAGCAAATTGGCGCCCTGGTGCAATGGCAAATCGCGCTGGCGAGCCGGCTGGTTGCACCTGGCCCCGGCCCCGACCGCTGA